A genomic window from Salvia hispanica cultivar TCC Black 2014 chromosome 5, UniMelb_Shisp_WGS_1.0, whole genome shotgun sequence includes:
- the LOC125187773 gene encoding pollen receptor-like kinase 1: MARTPITPYAIFLFLFLFRPSSAQTELDALLKFKASITNNAVALSDWAPPLPPCTASTANWVGLLCENGAVAALYLQRLGLEGAIDVEALAQLPNLKVLSFTGNSFAGPLPNLALLPNVRAVSFSSNKMSGAIPANAFQGMTALAQLDLDDNVFSGEIPASLAGLPALQELMLQNNMFQGGLPPFGEGQLLNFSVANNDLSGEIPSGLSHLEASAFLGNKDLCGNPLLRCPHHPLRLSIGTIVMMLLVVAAAVVALVVVIVILCRRRAAPRQNQDEIAKAAVLVAHSTADPVSDPERGECAATASQPNVRMTFLREDRDVFDMTDLLKASAEILGSGLFGSTYKAALSERQIVVVKRYRHMGNVSRQDFQEHMRRLGRLNHANVVPLVAFYYRREEKLLVYDYIDKTSLAAVLHGNRSRPGRKVLDWPARLSITKGIARGLLYLHNDLPSLTAAHGHLKSSNVILDSEQTPLLTDYGLVPIVNQEHAEQHMISYKSPEYKHTGRITKKTDVWSLGILILEILTGRFPSDFLKPKKDAPDADAATWVESVARDEPDVFDTDMAAEAECEAEMVKLLRIGFACCKAEVEERPDIKEAVQQIEEVKERQTVSI; the protein is encoded by the exons ATGGCTAGGACACCAATCACTCCATATGCAATCTTCcttttcctcttcctcttccgtCCCTCCTCCGCCCAGACGGAGCTCGACGCGCTCCTCAAATTCAAGGCCTCCATCACCAACAACGCCGTCGCCCTGTCCGACTGGGCCCCACCCCTCCCGCCATGCACCGCCAGCACCGCCAATTGGGTCGGCCTTCTCTGCGAGAACGGCGCCGTCGCCGCCCTCTACCTCCAGAGATTGGGCTTGGAAGGCGCGATCGACGTCGAAGCCCTCGCGCAGCTGCCCAATTTGAAGGTCCTCAGCTTCACCGGCAACAGCTTCGCCGGCCCTCTCCCTAATCTAGCTCTGCTCCCCAATGTCAGAGCCGTTTCCTTCTCGAGTAATAAGATGTCCGGCGCTATTCCGGCGAATGCGTTTCAAGGCATGACGGCGCTGGCGCAGCTTGATTTGGATGACAACGTGTTCTCCGGCGAGATTCCGGCGTCCCTGGCCGGTCTGCCCGCGCTGCAGGAGCTGATGCTGCAGAACAATATGTTCCAAGGCGGATTACCTCCGTTCGGAGAGGGTCAATTGTTGAACTTCAGCGTCGCCAACAACGACCTCTCCGGCGAGATTCCTTCCGGCCTCAGCCATTTGGAAGCTTCTGCTTTTTTAg GAAATAAGGATCTATGCGGAAACCCGTTGTTGCGGTGCCCGCACCACCCGCTCCGGCTCTCTATTGGAACAATTGTCATGATGTTACTCGTCGTCGCCGCGGCTGTGGTGGCTCTGGTAGTGGTTATAGTCATCCTCTGCCGCCGGAGAGCCGCGCCGCGGCAGAACCAAGACGAGATAGCGAAGGCCGCTGTCCTCGTCGCCCACTCCACCGCCGATCCGGTATCTGATCCGGAGCGCGGGGAGTGCGCGGCCACGGCCTCTCAGCCGAATGTGAGAATGACGTTTCTCAGAGAGGATAGAGATGTATTTGATATGACGGATTTGCTCAAAGCATCTGCTGAGATACTTGGAagcgggctattcgggtcaaCCTACAAGGCCGCTCTGAGTGAGCGGCAGATAGTGGTGGTGAAGCGGTACCGCCACATGGGCAACGTCAGCAGGCAGGACTTTCAGGAGCACATGCGCCGCCTCGGGCGCCTCAACCATGCTAACGTCGTGCCACTTGTCGCCTTCTACTACCGGCGGGAGGAGAAGCTCCTCGTCTACGACTACATCGACAAGACCAGCCTCGCAGCCGTCCTCCACGGCAACCGCTCCCGCCCCGGCCGCAAAGTCCTCGACTGGCCGGCGCGGCTGAGCATCACAAAAGGGATAGCCCGAGGGCTCCTCTACCTCCACAACGACCTCCCGAGCCTCACGGCCGCCCACGGCCACCTGAAATCGTCGAACGTGATCCTCGATTCCGAGCAGACGCCGCTGCTAACGGACTACGGCCTGGTCCCGATCGTGAACCAGGAGCACGCCGAGCAGCACATGATCTCGTACAAGTCGCCCGAGTACAAGCACACGGGCCGCATCACGAAAAAAACCGACGTGTGGAGCCTCGGGATCCTCATCCTCGAGATCCTCACGGGGCGCTTCCCCTCGGACTTCCTCAAGCCGAAGAAGGACGCGCCGGACGCGGACGCGGCCACGTGGGTGGAGTCGGTGGCAAGAGACGAGCCCGACGTGTTCGACACGGACATGGCCGCGGAGGCCGAGTGCGAGGCGGAGATGGTGAAGCTGCTGAGGATTGGGTTTGCGTGTTGCAAGGCGGAGGTGGAAGAGAGGCCGGACATTAAAGAGGCGGTGCAACAGATTGAGGAGGTCAAGGAGAGACAAACGGTTTCAATTTAG
- the LOC125186736 gene encoding probable serine/threonine-protein kinase PBL17 isoform X1 yields the protein MGSCLSVEGEEHQQRESNSSCGKPGSNGGSKSPVKSGSVSSNTFVIIPKNVKDLRISPGNGDLDIFTYEEMKLATKHFRPDQVLGEGGFGIVYKGVIDESVRPGYKTTQIAVKVLDPESLQGDREWLAEVNYLGQLRHPNLVKLIGYSCEDDHRLLVYEYMASGSLEKHLFFRVRATLTWHRRLKIALDTARGLAFLHGVEKPIIYRDFKTSNILLDEDFNAKLSDFGLARVGPTGDQTHVSTRIMGTYGYAAPEYVMTGESDGHLTARSDIYGFGVVLLEMLIGRRAMDKSRPSREHNLVEWARPLLNHSKKLSRILDPRIEGQYSTRILMKVANLAYQCLSQNPKGRPLMSQVIEILQPLVTQELSPTESGGSITLYEVQKDTPRNPNGG from the exons ATGGGTTCTTGTCTCAGTGTTGAAGGAGAAGAACATCAGCAGAGAGAGAGCAATTCTTCTTGTGGAAAACCCG GTAGCAATGGTGGCTCCAAATCTCCGGTGAAATCGGGCTCTGTGAGTTCAAACACATTCGTGATCATCCCTAAAAATGTGAAGGATCTGCGTATAAGCCCTGGCAACGGCGATCTTGATATCTTCACGTATGAGGAGATGAAGCTGGCCACAAAGCATTTCAGGCCAGATCAGGTTCTCGGTGAGGGTGGATTTGGTATTGTCTACAAAGGAGTTATAGATGAGAGCGTGAGGCCTGGATACAAGACGACTCAGATTGCTGTTAAAGTGCTTGATCCTGAAAGTCTACAGGGCGACCGAGAATGGCTG GCAGAAGTAAACTATTTAGGCCAACTCCGACATCCTAATCTGGTGAAACTTATTGGCTACAGCTGTGAGGATGACCATAGGCTTTTGGTCTATGAATATATGGCATCTGGGAGCCTCGAGAAACACCTTTTCTTCA GGGTTCGAGCCACGTTAACATGGCATAGAAGACTAAAAATTGCTTTGGATACTGCAAGAGGCCTTGCTTTTCTTCATGGTGTTGAAAAACCTATCATTTACAGGGATTTCAAGACTTCAAACATTTTGTTAGATGAG GATTTCAATGCAAAGCTTTCTGATTTCGGGCTGGCAAGGGTTGGGCCAACGGGAGATCAAACTCATGTCTCAACACGGATTATGGGCACATACGGTTACGCTGCTCCTGAGTATGTCATGACCGGTGAGTCTGATG GACATTTGACAGCAAGAAGTGATATCTATGGGTTTGGAGTTGTTCTGCTCGAGATGCTTATAGGAAGACGCGCAATGGACAAGAGCAGGCCAAGCCGAGAGCATAATCTTGTGGAGTGGGCTCGCCCGCTCCTCAACCACAGTAAGAAGCTTTCAAGAATACTGGATCCTAGAATCGAGGGGCAATACTCCACCAGGATTCTCATGAAAGTGGCGAATCTAGCATACCAATGTCTCAGCCAGAACCCGAAAGGAAGGCCCCTCATGAGTCAAGTCATTGAGATCCTGCAACCTCTCGTCACTCAAGAACTGAGCCCGACAGAAAGTGGTGGTAGTATAACCCTTTACGAAGTCCAAAAGGACACGCCTCGGAATCCCAACGGAGGGTAA
- the LOC125186736 gene encoding probable serine/threonine-protein kinase PBL17 isoform X2 encodes MGSCLSVEGEEHQQRESNSSCGKPGSNGGSKSPVKSGSVSSNTFVIIPKNVKDLRISPGNGDLDIFTYEEMKLATKHFRPDQVLGEGGFGIVYKGVIDESVRPGYKTTQIAVKVLDPESLQGDREWLAEVNYLGQLRHPNLVKLIGYSCEDDHRLLVYEYMASGSLEKHLFFRVRATLTWHRRLKIALDTARGLAFLHGVEKPIIYRDFKTSNILLDEDFNAKLSDFGLARVGPTGDQTHVSTRIMGTYGYAAPEYVMTGHLTARSDIYGFGVVLLEMLIGRRAMDKSRPSREHNLVEWARPLLNHSKKLSRILDPRIEGQYSTRILMKVANLAYQCLSQNPKGRPLMSQVIEILQPLVTQELSPTESGGSITLYEVQKDTPRNPNGG; translated from the exons ATGGGTTCTTGTCTCAGTGTTGAAGGAGAAGAACATCAGCAGAGAGAGAGCAATTCTTCTTGTGGAAAACCCG GTAGCAATGGTGGCTCCAAATCTCCGGTGAAATCGGGCTCTGTGAGTTCAAACACATTCGTGATCATCCCTAAAAATGTGAAGGATCTGCGTATAAGCCCTGGCAACGGCGATCTTGATATCTTCACGTATGAGGAGATGAAGCTGGCCACAAAGCATTTCAGGCCAGATCAGGTTCTCGGTGAGGGTGGATTTGGTATTGTCTACAAAGGAGTTATAGATGAGAGCGTGAGGCCTGGATACAAGACGACTCAGATTGCTGTTAAAGTGCTTGATCCTGAAAGTCTACAGGGCGACCGAGAATGGCTG GCAGAAGTAAACTATTTAGGCCAACTCCGACATCCTAATCTGGTGAAACTTATTGGCTACAGCTGTGAGGATGACCATAGGCTTTTGGTCTATGAATATATGGCATCTGGGAGCCTCGAGAAACACCTTTTCTTCA GGGTTCGAGCCACGTTAACATGGCATAGAAGACTAAAAATTGCTTTGGATACTGCAAGAGGCCTTGCTTTTCTTCATGGTGTTGAAAAACCTATCATTTACAGGGATTTCAAGACTTCAAACATTTTGTTAGATGAG GATTTCAATGCAAAGCTTTCTGATTTCGGGCTGGCAAGGGTTGGGCCAACGGGAGATCAAACTCATGTCTCAACACGGATTATGGGCACATACGGTTACGCTGCTCCTGAGTATGTCATGACCG GACATTTGACAGCAAGAAGTGATATCTATGGGTTTGGAGTTGTTCTGCTCGAGATGCTTATAGGAAGACGCGCAATGGACAAGAGCAGGCCAAGCCGAGAGCATAATCTTGTGGAGTGGGCTCGCCCGCTCCTCAACCACAGTAAGAAGCTTTCAAGAATACTGGATCCTAGAATCGAGGGGCAATACTCCACCAGGATTCTCATGAAAGTGGCGAATCTAGCATACCAATGTCTCAGCCAGAACCCGAAAGGAAGGCCCCTCATGAGTCAAGTCATTGAGATCCTGCAACCTCTCGTCACTCAAGAACTGAGCCCGACAGAAAGTGGTGGTAGTATAACCCTTTACGAAGTCCAAAAGGACACGCCTCGGAATCCCAACGGAGGGTAA
- the LOC125189548 gene encoding dehydration-responsive element-binding protein 1E-like, with product MKCECEKSHRGSAACLNFANSVSRLRVPLSKDAKDLRKVAAATAEAFRLREGCAGKGAAEFSGVCEVSGVAGLAEAVLMSPPPLLGWRFSWDEVERDA from the coding sequence ATGAAATGTGAATGTGAAAAATCGCATCGGGGCTCCGCCGCCTGCCTTAACTTCGCCAACTCTGTCTCGCGCCTTCGCGTCCCCTTGTCGAAAGACGCCAAGGACCTCAGGAAGGTCGCCGCAGCCACCGCTGAGGCGTTCCGCCTGAGGGAGGGTTGTGCGGGGAAGGGCGCAGCGGAGTTCTCGGGGGTGTGCGAGGTGTCGGGAGTGGCGGGGCTGGCGGAGGCGGTTCTTATGTCGCCGCCGCCGTTGTTGGGGTGGCGATTCAGCTGGGATGAGGTGGAGAGAGATGcttag
- the LOC125191080 gene encoding beta-amyrin 28-monooxygenase-like has translation MELSYVSLLSAFVVAVSLSLHFLFFKPHKPAGLPPGRTGWPVVGESLEFLSTGWKGHPEKFIFDRIARYSSSVFRTHLLGERAAVFCGAAGNKFLFSNENKLVRAWWPASVDKVFPSSSQSSSSQEEAIKMRRMLPTFFKPEALQRYVGVMDHIAQRHFASGWEGKDEVLVFPLSKHYTFWVACRLFVSVEDPAHVDRFAAPFGELASGLISVPVDLPGTPFNKAIKASNFIRKELLEIIKRRKVDLSEGKASPTQDILSHMLLTSDESGKFMHELDIADKILGLLIGGHDTASSACAFVVKYLAELPQIYQGVYKEQMEIANSKKEGELLNWEDIQKMKYSWNVACEVLRLAPPLQGAFREALSDFMYNGFTIPKGWKIYWSANSTHINPDCFPEPKKFDPSRFEGTGPAPYTFVPFGGGPRMCPGKEYARLEILVFMHHLVKRFRWEKIIPDEKIVVNPMPIPAKGLPVRLYPHKA, from the exons ATGGAACTCTCCTACGTCTCCCTCCTCTCCGCCTTCGTGGTGGCCGTCTCCCTGTCCCtccacttcctcttcttcaagCCGCACAAGCCCGCCGGCCTCCCCCCGGGCCGCACCGGCTGGCCCGTCGTCGGCGAGAGCCTCGAGTTCCTCTCCACCGGCTGGAAGGGCCACCCGGAGAAGTTCATCTTCGACCGCATCGCCCGCTACTCCTCCTCCGTCTTCCGCACCCACCTCCTCGGCGAACGCGCCGCCGTCTTCTGCGGCGCCGCCGGCAACAAGTTCCTCTTCTCCAACGAGAACAAGCTCGTCCGCGCGTGGTGGCCCGCCTCCGTCGACAAGGTGTTCCCGTCGTCGTCGCAGTCGTCGTCGTCCCAGGAGGAGGCCATCAAGATGCGGAGGATGCTCCCCACCTTCTTCAAGCCGGAGGCCCTGCAGCGCTACGTGGGGGTCATGGACCACATCGCGCAGCGCCACTTCGCCTCCGGCTGGGAGGGGAAGGACGAGGTCCTCGTCTTCCCCCTCTCCAAGCACTACACCTTCTGGGTGGCGTGCCGCCTATTTGTCAGCGTGGAGGACCCCGCCCACGTGGACAGGTTCGCGGCGCCGTTTGGCGAGCTGGCGTCCGGGCTGATCTCGGTGCCCGTGGATCTGCCCGGGACGCCGTTTAATAAGGCGATCAAGGCGTCCAATTTTATAAGGAAGGAGCTGCTGGAGATCATAAAGCGGAGGAAGGTTGATCTCTCCGAGGGGAAGGCCTCGCCCACGCAGGATATCTTGTCGCATATGCTTCTCACTAGTGATGAGAGTGGCAAATTTATGCATGAGTTGGATATTGCTGACAAGATATTGGGGTTGCTCATTGGTGGCCATGACACTGCTAGCTCTGCATGCGCCTTCGTTGTGAAATATCTGGCTGAGCTGCCTCAGATTTACCAAGGAGTCTATAAGG AACAAATGGAAATTGCGAATTCGAAGAAGGAAGGAGAATTGCTGAATTGGGAAGAtatccaaaaaatgaaatattcatGGAATGTAGCATGTGAAGTTTTAAGACTTGCACCACCTCTTCAGGGAGCTTTCAGAGAAGCCCTGTCTGATTTCATGTATAACGGTTTCACTATCCCCAAGGGTTGGAAG ATATATTGGAGTGCAAACTCAACCCACATAAACCCAGACTGCTTCCCTGAGCCTAAGAAATTTGACCCATCTCGATTCGAGGGCACAGGGCCAGCGCCATACACTTTCGTCCCATTCGGTGGAGGGCCTAGGATGTGCCCCGGGAAAGAGTACGCCCGCCTGGAGATCCTGGTGTTCATGCATCACCTCGTCAAAAGATTTAGGTGGGAGAAAATTATTCCCGATGAGAAGATTGTCGTAAATCCGATGCCCATTCCAGCCAAGGGATTGCCGGTTCGTCTCTACCCACACAAAGCTTGA
- the LOC125188668 gene encoding serine/threonine-protein kinase STY13-like has product MLEGPKFTGIVGLNNNHENYVMHFYHKLNEGSNMSTESFGSLQMSNGGGSVAMSVDNSSVGSNDSHTRILGHNGLRHVKDYSVAASVNHGRVSHGLSDDALAQALIDPRYPTEGLGDYDEWTIDLSKLNMGPAFAQGAFGKLYRGTYNGEDVAIKLLEKPENDIERAHLMEQQFQQEVMMLATLKHPNIVRFIGACRKPMVWCIVTEYAKGGSVRQFLTKRQNRAVPLKLAVKQALDVARGMAYVHGLNLIHRDLKSDNLLIAADKSIKIADFGVARIEVQTEGMTPETGTYRWMAPEMIQHRAYTQKVDVYSFGIVLWELITGMLPFQNMTAVQAAFAVVNKGVRPTIPHECLPALSQIMMLCWDGNPDVRPSFKEVVRMLETAETEIMTTVRKARFRCCMSQPMTTD; this is encoded by the exons ATGTTGGAAGGTCCCAAGTTTACTGGAATTGTAGGGCTAAACAATAATCATGAAAATTATGTGATGCATTTTTATCACAAGCTCAATGAGGGCTCAAATATGTCGACCGAGAGTTTTGGGAGCTTGCAGATGAGCAATGGTGGAGGGTCTGTTGCGATGTCGGTAGACAATAGCAGTGTTGGGTCAAATGATTCCCACACTCGTATCTTGGGTCACAATGGCCTCAGGCATGTCAAAGACTATTCTGTCGCTGCCAGTGTCAATCACGGAAGAGTTTCTCATGGGCTGAGTGATGACGCCCTCGCTCAAGCTCTGATAGATCCTCGGTATCCTACTGAAGGACTTGGGGATTATGATGAGTGGACGATTGATCTGAGTAAGCTGAACATGGGACCTGCTTTTGCTCAGGGTGCTTTTGGGAAGCTCTACAGAGGCACATATAATGGTGAGGATGTTGCAATTAAGCTTTTGGAGAAGCCAGAGAATGACATCGAGAGGGCACACTTGATGGAACAGCAGTTTCAACAAGAAGTAATGATGCTGGCTACGCTTAAACACCCAAATATTGTTCGCTTTATTGGTGCATGTCGAAAGCCCATGGTGTGGTGTATCGTGACAGAATACGCCAAGGGAGGGTCAGTGCGCCAGTTCTTGACAAAACGGCAGAATCGTGCAGTGCCCTTGAAATTAGCTGTCAAGCAGGCCTTAGATGTGGCTAGGGGGATGGCGTATGTTCATGGATTAAATTTGATCCACCGGGACTTGAAATCTGACAATCTTCTAATTGCCGCTGACAAGTCTATTAAGATTGCAGATTTTGGTGTAGCTCGTATTGAAGTACAGACAGAAGGAATGACACCAGAGACAGGCACATATCGATGGATGGCCCC AGAAATGATCCAACATCGGGCTTATACCCAGAAAGTTGATGTATATAGCTTTGGGATTGTCCTGTGGGAGCTAATCACAGGGATGCTCCCGTTCCAGAATATGACTGCCGTTCAGGCAGCATTTGCTGTGGTGAACAAAGGTGTTCGGCCAACTATCCCTCACGAGTGTCTGCCTGCTCTGAGTCAGATCATGATGCTCTGCTGGGATGGGAATCCTGATGTTAGGCCGTCCTTCAAGGAGGTGGTTAGAATGCTCGAGACTGCCGAGACTGAGATCATGACTACTGTGAGAAAAGCTCGTTTCAGGTGCTGTATGAGTCAACCGATGACTACAGATTGA